Sequence from the Fundulus heteroclitus isolate FHET01 chromosome 7, MU-UCD_Fhet_4.1, whole genome shotgun sequence genome:
tgtattccagtaggttatttttcggccatttctcatatttatctttgttaaaaatgtgcctCTGCGTCATTTGGGATAAATCTTTGattcagagattttttttttgtaattaccttctgaaaagaaaaacatatcgagataaatattgtattaaaaatatcaaaatatcaaGATATTACTTTTTGGTCCATATCTCCCAGCCCTATAtggattaaaatattttgtttaacaaaatCACCAGTCCTACGCTTTTTTTTAGACATGTTACAATTCCTATAAATGTAACTATATTTGTAATCTATACTTTACCTTTGTAAGTCAACATtagtgtttaataaataacacacAACTTCCTGTTTATCTACTATGTAAACATGACAAATGGGACCATATCCCTTAGGCACTTTTACGAATTGGAAAGACAAGCGAACACGCCACTCAAGTAAAGCAAGCGGGAATTGAGCTTCATAGAGCCGGAAAAAAGATGACAAGGAAATAGCTGCTTGTCTAAACGTGCTCATATCTGAGGTGAGAGCAATAATTAGAAAGTATAAAACAACTGGAAGGCTGCATGACGACCCAGTTGTATGTTAACACTATGAACAGAGGtacatgtttttaaagctcactgtttaaaaacatttgcagtGTGAGATTATTCTACTGTAGTTAAAGATCTATTTACACGTCTTAGGGTGTCGGTAATTGTGAAGGAAGCTGTGTCACCCTTTCCAATTTAACTTTGGTCCTGGACATGTTCCGCCTCTATTCAATTTACTTATCTGTCTCAGCTAATTAAAATCACAGCTACGAAGCGCTCTGAATTAACCCATCTGTCCCTACAGGAATGTTTCAGTTTGTCTACtccaaaactggaaaaaaaaaaagtttgaaaaaaaattgtctatGATTTGTCACCatgaataaacacacacacaaatgtagCAAATTAGTTACACTACAGAGTCAGGAATGAAAACAGCTGAAGCTTACTTTCTGAACAGCAATAATGACGACCCAGATGTTTGAGTATTCAGAGGAACAAGAGTTCAGCTGTGACAAAGAGTAGGAGGTGTCTCTCTCAGTCGCCTAGatgaatacaaacaaaatattacattaaatttgatatatttaatgagtttattttattgtaggAAAAATCCACCTTTCCACATTCCTTAATGCATCCAAAAAGCATCTAAAAGCACAAAGCATTCAGGTCCAATCATGGCTCAGTAATATGTTACACGCAATCATCCCCATGTTATATACAGAAATCCGTCAAGCAAATTACTGCAGAGCTTCGTGATAAAGCTCACCTTGGCAACGGCTCTGAGAGATTGGGAACATCTGAGCGGGTCTGTGAGATTCCAGGTGGTGAGAACCAAGATGTCCAACAGGACCAATAGAACCACCATGCCAATCAGCTGGATGTCTCGGATGATCTGAAACACAATCAGAAGAGACAATAGCATTGGACTCTTTTCATCCATACAGCCTTACAGCATCCACATGCAGAAACGTAGCAgcaaaaggaagaaataaaataaaaatgcttgcTATTATTTTTAGACATATAGTTTCATATGCAATCTCAATATAATACGTTCAGCTGCTCAATTACTGAAGTTCTAATAGCTGAGTATTGAGGTGGATTTCAAAAGTCCacccatttctgtttaaaagtctttatgtgacacaaaaaaatgacacagTGATCAAATAAGTTACAGCAGTCTTGTGCCATATACCCTGTACAATTCAACTCAAACATAAACCCCttagtggaaaaaaatatttaaaaaaaggggcaAGAATCTGGTTATATGAATCCGTGCATTATGATGGATTCTCCAAATCCATCATACTTTGAAGGCTTATCTTGTCTGCATCCCTCTTCAGGTAACCTGCAGACATGGTGTTGGGTGTAGCTCTGGACTCTGATTAGACCGTTAAtgttatttgttaattttactATCATGCAGTCTATCTTTCGTTTATTTGGATATTTGCTTGGACATTTTGTGGAGCTGAAAAATGAAATCCAGATTCATTTTCAGGAGATTTGTAGACGGTGTGGGACCTCATCTGCAGTAATTTGGGCATTACTCTGGTGTGGCATGATGAAGATAGAGCGCAGCCATGTTCTGACCCTCAACTATGGTCATTAAATCATAGAGTagcaaagaaagaagaagatcCTGGATATGAGCAGTGGAGATGAGCTTCCTCCATAGAGTAGCTGGGCTCTGCCACAGAAACAAAATGAGGAGTCCCTTCATACAGGCAGAGCTTAGAATAGAGCTGCTGAGTAGAGTAAAGAAGTCAATCGAGGTGGTTTGGACATCTCATCAGGATGTTTACTGAGCTTTAACCTTTGGAAATTTTCTGGGTACATCCATCTGGGAAAAACACCCAATAGGAGAATCAGAGCTGTAGGAGGGACTACATATCGCAGCATGGGAATGCCTAGGGATCCCCCAAAATGAGCTGGAAAGCGTCAATGGAGAGGGAGATGTCTGGCTTTGCCTCATAGCCCTGTTGCCCCTTAACCCCGTCTTAGAAACGCAAAAAAGGCAATCAATAGATGGATGAAAGAAGGATTTTCAAAACTAATTTGTACAGAACAAATGAGTTTTCACATTAAAGGTGGAACAAGTTTTTAAGGGCCGTATTTACATTACACTAAGGTTGTGTCTGAGTGTCTCATGAGGCGACATTATATCTGCAGATACTTTGAGTTTTTGTGTTATTGTAAGAGTATGTCATCAATGCAAACCTCAGCAATttgtaagaagaagaaaagagggCGCACATACTGAAGGACATGACCACAAGGAAACCAGAAGAGCATGTTTACCACTCTCTTGTCCGGAACTCGCTGAGTGAAAACTCTGTAGAGTCTCCAGGTCTTCCCCAAAATTGGCCCGAAAACCAGAGTGCTTCCAATGCAAAGCGTCCATATCCGAGCCTGGAGTAGACAACAGCACGAGGATTACCTTAAAATTGACCTCCAACAGTATGGCGGCGCGGCTAAGAGGATTCAGATACGTACTTGAAGCACGGTAACAGACACTTCAGCCTGGGTGGGAGCTCGTTCATCGATTGCAAACAGGAAGCCGCTGATACATGTGAGGACGCTTCCACAGAGAGTCAGAACATTCAGGTTGGGGCTGGACATCTTCACTATCCTGATGGATCAACACAAGCAAAGTCAAATATCTCTTACTATGCCAGAGCATTGACTCTTAAGGAATGTTACACTTAATTATATTACACTTTTCACTCTACCTGTTGTTTTTGAAGCGCAGGGTGAACAACAGAAAGCAGAGCGCCAACAGGATGCCAGAAGACAGCATTGTCCAGACAACCGCTCTGAGCACAGGAGAGACGGAATGCCTCGGGACCTCTTCTGTCGACTGCACACACAATTTAACCCACATTAAACCCCATTTAGATTCTGTTTTATGATTATGGAAGACATGATCACTCATACATGAGTTCCAGAGTCCAAGTTTCTTCAAACccagatgaggaaaaaaatgaaaacaagcaCAGGTTCTTgttgaaagaaattattttattttgtggggggaaaaaaagcatcaaaCATCACAAGACAGGCTTGTAGCTAGTACCTGCAAACATTTACCATGATAAAGGgcagaatattgtgaaaatttAGACATTTAAAGGCAAGATAATAAGCGGTGCTGAGTTGACCCCGTTGTGATTCCTTCGCGGGTTGAAGTAGGGGAAAAGTCTCTCGCTGAAAGTGTATCCGGTGTACGTGTAGACATGAGAACGAGAGTCTGAGTTGTAAAAGGAAACCTGGCCTGCTTCTGCGTCCACATACACCCCCACTGTCTGGGGTTTTTCCACCAGTGGCACTCGGACAGGAGGACTGCTGAGTGCCCAGTAGCTCCCATCCTCCCTCATCCCCAGGGTCCAGTAGCCTCTTTCAGGATTCAACACGTTCCCTCCTTTTCTACTGACCGACTCGAGTCCCACTCCAACATCCCACTCCGTCTTCCCTTTCACCTGGACCTCGTAGTAGAACCTCCCGAAGCGAAACCCCTCATTTCCAAGGACACTCACGCAAGGGTAAAATCGTTCTGGATTGTCGGGGAGGTTCGCAGCCACGTCGCTGTGATAGACCTGCTTCCGGTTTTCAGAAAGCACCAGTTTGGGATGAGCCGTGTCCGGATCCAAAGTCACGTCCACGGCGTAAGCTTTTGCCCGCTCAAATTCGGTCTCGCAAAGCCTCTGCACCTCTGCCTTTATGGTTTCTTCAAGCTGGCATGCGGTCCTCCTGAGTGCCCTTCTCACCGTCCCCACATAGACTGCACTTTGCACCAATATTTCAGACCAATCTTTGGTGCTTGGTTTGGCGGAGAAAGCCGGAAAGCTGTGAAGAAGGTAGAGATCATCGTTTGTCTGTGAGAGCAGCTCCAGCCCAGTGCTCCTGTTTGTCAGCTGATCAATCTCTTGCTCAAGCTCCATTATAACCCCACTAGCCCTGCTACTGACGCACCTCTGCTTAGCTGAGATAGCCTCGACCACCTCAGCTTGGCCTGTCTTAACAACTTGCAGCAGTTTGTTAAAGACGTGCAAACTCTCTTCAACCTCTTTTTCTGAGTTTCTTCTGCTGAGCTGGACAGCTTGACCGACTTCGCACATTTTCTGAAGCCGACCGTGGATGCCGTCTTGCACTTCCACGTTCATCCTTCCGATCTGCGCTCTCTTGTCTCGGCCTTCGCGCTCTATAGGAACCGTACGGTGTGCCTTGTGGTCCTCCCCAACACAGACCTGGCAGACGTACATCTGGTCAGTGTGGCAGAAGAGGTTCAGGAGGCTCTCGTGCTTCTTGCACAGTCTGTCCCGCATGTTCATCATTGGGCTGATAAGGGTGTGTTTCTTGAGGGTGCCTAGAACGTGATGGGGCTCCAGATGAGTCTGGCAAAATGAAGCCAGGCAGTCTAGACAGGATTTCAAGGCTTTCACCCGTTTACCGACGCACACGTCACAAGAAACGTTTCCCGTGTAGCTTGCTTGATCCGTCCCACTGAGCTCGTCTTGATACTTCATTTCCACGTGCTCTTTAAACTGAGCAGCAACCTCCGATATGAAGGTGTTGACTTTGAGGTCGGGCCTCTTGAACAGCTTGTGTTTGCACATGGGGCACTGCGGCAGACTGGTGCTCTGCCAGTATCTCTGGATGCAGTCACGGCAGAAGTTGTGCCCGCACGGCGTGGAGACGGGCTGGTTGAACACATCCAGACAGATGGGGCAAAGGAGCTGCTCCTTAGACAGAACGCTGGCGGCTGTAGCCATATCTGGGAACACATCCAGAGAGGAGAAGAAAACAGGTGGGATTTTATGGAACAGGTTGGGtcagcttcttttatttttgtctttccaCTATTCTATAAGGCTTAAACTGACTTAGCAACAAATGCACGGTGTTACGTTTCATCACAGCATGTCACACGCTAGCTGGACAGTGTTACATGTTAGCGAGGATCAACAAACAACGGCTGTAAGGTATTTTAAGGACAATGAAAAGGAAACCTTGAACCAACCTTTCACTAAATTTAGCTGATGCATTACCCACAACAAAGCTCACACACAATCGGGATCAAACTGTTGAATTACTTTTGAGGCACTTAATAGCACAACTTAACGTCATGAAGCATAAAAGATTTCTATGAGATAACTCACCTTGCTCCTTTTTGTTGCCTTGAAAGGAGAAAGGCCTGATTGCGTTCTTTGTCAAAGTGTTTCCGCTGCTTTATCTTTTATTTGAGAAGTCTGATAACATTTCCTCTCACCCGCCTTATGCTGTGTGTCTGTCTTCACTCTTCTCTTAAAGGCATCGGGGACAGAGGGGGATTCTAAACATAGCTTCAGTAGTCCATCCCATTACCTTTCCAGATCTCAGCTGTCTCCATCCAGTGGAATAGCACCACAGTTCAAGCAGGCCAACAGACAGACATGGGGGcatttatataaaacagtttgtaaGGAGATAAGTAAGCACTTTGGCGGCTAAACAAATGCAGAAGAAAACTCTAAAGGCAAAGCACTATGAAATAAAACGTAgataaatgagacaaaataactACAAATAGCTAAGAAATTGAAACTTAGAAAGTTTTACTCAGTAACCCAGAGCCTTTCTATCTCAGAAAGTTGTCTGTTTAATGTTAATGTTGTTCTTGTTTGTTCAAAATATGAGAAAACTAAAGTCCCCACTTACTGTAAAagtgtttttacaaatatttttttttattgcagtagcataatctcacaatgaaaaaacattagaaaagtCTAGCCTTTAATTAGAACCCATTTATTCAGTAGGAAACAATTCCCACACTAAATCACCATTGGGTCCACGTCTATAGGCAGGCTATCTTTTAATACTTTGTACTAACTCCTTTGGCTAATAGGAAGATACTTTAGTTCTCACC
This genomic interval carries:
- the gpr156 gene encoding probable G-protein coupled receptor 156 isoform X3 yields the protein MATAASVLSKEQLLCPICLDVFNQPVSTPCGHNFCRDCIQRYWQSTSLPQCPMCKHKLFKRPDLKVNTFISEVAAQFKEHVEMKYQDELSGTDQASYTGNVSCDVCVGKRVKALKSCLDCLASFCQTHLEPHHVLGTLKKHTLISPMMNMRDRLCKKHESLLNLFCHTDQMYVCQVCVGEDHKAHRTVPIEREGRDKRAQIGRMNVEVQDGIHGRLQKMCEVGQAVQLSRRNSEKEVEESLHVFNKLLQVVKTGQAEVVEAISAKQRCVSSRASGVIMELEQEIDQLTNRSTGLELLSQTNDDLYLLHSFPAFSAKPSTKDWSEILVQSAVYVGTVRRALRRTACQLEETIKAEVQRLCETEFERAKAYAVDVTLDPDTAHPKLVLSENRKQVYHSDVATEWDVPRHSVSPVLRAVVWTMLSSGILLALCFLLFTLRFKNNRIVKMSSPNLNVLTLCGSVLTCISGFLFAIDERAPTQAEVSVTVLQARIWTLCIGSTLVFGPILGKTWRLYRVFTQRVPDKRVIIRDIQLIGMVVLLVLLDILVLTTWNLTDPLRCSQSLRAVAKATERDTSYSLSQLNSCSSEYSNIWVVIIAVQKGCLLLYGTYLAGLTSNVSHPPVNQSPTIITTVTLVTFCSAVAVPVFVFLHAWPNLVYSTVAGAIFICTLATNCMLFVPQLTQWRQFEEDQNNPSQMAKYFSSPSKSQPSVYSQDDIYFLLGENSSMKKLLSEKNAAIDSLQEQVNNAKDKLLRLMTASQHLGDQDVDSSATHLNSSSTQTTELQYEGTSSSCLPQRDTKSRLLLPPSSHNLPLPPDPSNALMTSSSVRNTMDLHPVSPPFADNVSLRGTLKDVSNSAARDAAESTVREDLNQPLPRTYPGRTAEDAVHFVTSLQSPRRLNPFQAENLFSYGGLSLQMGPNPKLTGFVSSEQLQEILQELSMDAASETALRAPGQASRASSQPKLNTLSPLSLCSPRSASLFHYPSISPRGMRKRRPPFQTSRRALSPSCFYRGSDVPVCGLKGDTREHQNPDDTRSHVHVSVSDLGRSVEEKEGRDKDEEETMEKCPRCAFRSHRCPLCAGQNCAPQEEDGSGRQRHRCIRDSSGYWDSDSSSSTDYCYYHRPYCDSCLGRGSFLCSDSSSDSSDSEFEDYTNLYAPPRPVVFKDDLKPTLV